The sequence TCTGGGCGAGGCATACGACATGGATCGACACTTCAATATCGAGATGATGTACAGGAAATTCGCCCATCAGGTTAGACGCCGTGTAAATCTCCAGTATGAGGCAGAGAATGCCATCATCCGCTTCACTGATACTAATCGATTCACCGATGAGGTAAAGCTAATTGTCACCAGTCCCGTTCCGTACACAACCGCTCCGGGTGATATATATGCTCACTTGTTCGAATCTATTCTCGCGATTCACTTTCGTGCCACCGGTCAAACCAGCCAAATACAAATCAGCATTCACTTAGCAAAGGACTCCCGAGACCAGGTGGTGAATGTCACTACCCGCACTGGAGGTTCGCTTGTTCGTATCGTCAGAAATGAAGGCCTTCCGCGTGACATACATCGACTGGCCACCCAACTGGGAGTAGAACTCCAGACGAAAATCAATGACAAACATGATAGCATCGAGACGACAATCATCATCCCCGCCCAGGAGACCATTGCAAAATGAACGATTCCACAACTACAACCAGCGCCCAGATCCTCCTCATAGAAGGGGACAGATCCGAGACCGGTTCTCTTTCGGTTGTTCTGGATCGTGGTGCTTATAATATTGTCCGGCCCGAATCATTAGAATACGCTATGGCAATATTAGAGAGTTCGGAGGTCCATGTCGTCGTACTGACCCTGGAGGAGTCCCAAACCAATGGTGCTGAGATCGTGCGCCAGATACGTTACCTGTCGCCATTCACCGAGGTTATCGTGGGGATGCCCGATGAAAAGTCTGGAGAGGTGGCCAGAACCGATGAAGCCGGGGCGTTTGATAGCTTGACCGGACCGCTATCGCCAGAGAGAATGCTCTCCCGAATTCAGAAGGCAGTCGAATATCGCCGGATCAGAATTGAACGCAGCCTCCTTAAGGAACAGGTAGCAATGCGCTACTCTTTCGACAATATCATCGGAGTGTCAAAGGAAATTACTGATCTCAAAGGAACGATCTCCCGAGTAGCTCCCACCGATATCCCCATCTTGATCACCGGTGCCTCGGGGACCGGCAAAGAATTGGTTGCACGGGTAATTCATCATCACTCCCTCCGCAGGAATGGGCGGCTGGTGGTTGTGGATTGTTCGGCCCTACCAGAGAATGTACTGCTTGGCCAATTGTTCGAGACAGAAAAACACGCCGAACTACCTCTGCTTCAACGAGCCGATGGCGGCACTCTGATTCTCGACAACATCGGTGGTATGAGCACCTCTGTTCAGGATCGCCTGCTGGCTTTCTTAAAGGATTTCACTATTCTTGATAGCGATGGACGAGCCAGGCGTCTGGATATCCGCTTTGTCACACTGACTAGTGATCAACTTGATGCCAAAGCAGAGAGTGGGGCATTTGCTCAGGATCTCCTGGATCAATTGAGTACTGTCACGATAGAGTTGCCCAGCCTAATCGATCGGGCTGATGATATCGAAATCTTGATAGACAATTTCCTTCACACCATTGCCTCTGAGAATGAAGAACCTGCTAAAACAATTACCCGCACAGCTGTCGATCGACTTTTGCATCACAGTTGGCCCGGCAACGTTCGCGAACTGGAGAACACTATCAGACGAGCATTCGCTCTGTGCAACGGGGATCAAATGGAGACCGATGATATCTCCTTCGTAGGGTCCGGTTCGGACACAAGACCTCGGACGACTTCGGAGCCAGTCCGACGGACAACCGTTTCACGACTCGACGACAATCAACGATCGTTGATCCAGAGAGCCTTGGTCGAAAATGATTGGAACTACACGCAGACGGCTCAGGAACTTGGCATTGGTCGCACTACGTTGTGGCGCAAAGTCAAAAAGTTTAACCTCAAGCGGGACGCCGAAACCGCTACATCAGAGGCACAATAACAACTATGAGTATTTTCAATTGGATGGATAAGAGCGCGAACAATTCGGGGCTGGATAACATATCAGAGCAAGCCGTGCGAGAATCCGTCATACCTGAAGAACGCTGTGTCAACCTGGCCCAGGCGTTCTCCGAGTTGACCGAGGAACTCACCAGAGATTTTGAGATCAGCAAGGGCGTGCTAGTTGTCAGGATGCAGGACACCAATAATTTGGCCGCTATCTCAACCTGGAAGGATGGCGCCATGCGTGACGGTCTGACCGTCTCGCTACCCACCAAGTCGTCTCTCTTTGAAAAAGTAGCTGAGGAAGGCTTGGTCTACACTGAGGATTTTTGCGAAGCTTTCAGCGGTAACTTCTTCGAGCGCAAACTACTATTGGACGATGACAGTCGCTCTTTTGTAGTGCAACCGCTCAAAACAGACGGCAAAGTCGTAGGATTGCTGGCTTACAGT is a genomic window of Candidatus Zixiibacteriota bacterium containing:
- a CDS encoding sigma-54 dependent transcriptional regulator codes for the protein MNDSTTTTSAQILLIEGDRSETGSLSVVLDRGAYNIVRPESLEYAMAILESSEVHVVVLTLEESQTNGAEIVRQIRYLSPFTEVIVGMPDEKSGEVARTDEAGAFDSLTGPLSPERMLSRIQKAVEYRRIRIERSLLKEQVAMRYSFDNIIGVSKEITDLKGTISRVAPTDIPILITGASGTGKELVARVIHHHSLRRNGRLVVVDCSALPENVLLGQLFETEKHAELPLLQRADGGTLILDNIGGMSTSVQDRLLAFLKDFTILDSDGRARRLDIRFVTLTSDQLDAKAESGAFAQDLLDQLSTVTIELPSLIDRADDIEILIDNFLHTIASENEEPAKTITRTAVDRLLHHSWPGNVRELENTIRRAFALCNGDQMETDDISFVGSGSDTRPRTTSEPVRRTTVSRLDDNQRSLIQRALVENDWNYTQTAQELGIGRTTLWRKVKKFNLKRDAETATSEAQ